The proteins below come from a single Aegilops tauschii subsp. strangulata cultivar AL8/78 chromosome 6, Aet v6.0, whole genome shotgun sequence genomic window:
- the LOC109779551 gene encoding galactan beta-1,4-galactosyltransferase GALS1, with protein MKKKDAGGGGGGGGGAFVAVPCVDIKLFVASLAFLTLFVALWQLQPYGSLLAAARSSASAPPCALPLANNTEVHSANSTSSDTATKSAPVATPAPATPAVPMRLAKPAPRTEDPNKPVLPRPHVSAAARAEEPNTNKPVLPRPHASAAARAEEPNTNKPVLPRPHATAAARAEEPKRPVPRPSGTAAVRPEDPNKRVLRPYGSAAALFVQMGAYRGGPRTFAVVGLASKPTHVFGTPYFKCEWQPNPSAADPAPRAVRTKAYKILPDWGYGRVYTTVVVNCTFPANPNAANAGGRLLVHAYHSTASRRYERFVALEEAPGAYDESVFSPPFQYDYLYCGSSLYGNLSAGRMREWVAYHAHFFGPRSHFVFHDAGGVSPEVRAVLEPWIRAGRVTVQDIRAQAEFDSYYYNQFLVVNDCLHRYRHAANWTFFFDVDEYLYLPNGQALDQVLGRLSGYTQFTIEQNPMSTKLCVKNPRNDYSREWGFEKFVFRNSITRVRRDRKYAIQARNAYATGVHMSQNVYGRSTHKTEALIRYYHYHNSINVLGEPCQEFVPRPGGGRKVTFEGVPYVYDDAMKRLAGEIRRFENETIGSSSHT; from the exons ATGAAGAAGAAAGacgcgggaggaggcggcggcggcggcggtggagcgttCGTCGCCGTCCCGTGCGTGGACATCAAGCTCTTCGTCGCCTCGCTCGCCTTCCTCACGCTCTTCGTCGCATTGTGGCAGCTCCAGCCCTACGGctccctcctcgccgccgcccgctcctccGCCTCCGCGCCCCCCTGCGCCCTCCCCCTCGCCAACAACACTGAGGTCCACTCCGCCAACTCAACGTCCTCCGACACGGCCACGAAGAGCGCACCGGTGGCGACGCCGGCTCCGGCCACCCCCGCCGTTCCGATGCGGCTGGcgaagccggcgccgcggacgGAGGACCCGAACAAGCCGGTGCTCCCTCGGCCGCACGTAAGCGCGGCGGCGCGCGCGGAGGAGCCGAACACGAACAAGCCGGTGCTCCCTCGGCCGCACGCaagcgcggcggcgcgggcggaggaGCCGAACACGAACAAGCCGGTGCTCCCTCGGCCGCACGCaaccgcggcggcgcgggcggaggaGCCGAAAAGGCCGGTGCCCCGGCCGTCCGGCACCGCGGCGGTGCGCCCGGAGGACCCGAACAAGCGGGTGCTCCGGCCGTACGGCAGCGCGGCGGCGCTGTTCGTGCAGATGGGCGCGTACCGGGGCGGGCCGCGGACGTTCGCCGTGGTGGGGCTGGCGTCCAAGCCCACGCACGTGTTCGGCACCCCCTACTTCAAGTGCGAGTGGCAGCCCAACCCGAGCGCCGCCGACCCGGCGCCGCGCGCCGTCCGGACCAAGGCCTACAAGATCCTGCCGGACTGGGGGTACGGCCGCGTCTACACCACCGTCGTCGTCAACTGCACCTTCCCCGCCAACCCCAACGCCGCCAACGCCGGCGGCAGGCTGCTCGTGCACGCCTACCACTCCACCGCCTCCCGCCGGTACGAGCGCTTCGTGGCGCTGGAGGAGGCGCCGGGCGCCTACGACGAGTCCGTCTTCAGCCCGCCGTTCCAGTACGACTACCTCTACTGCGGCTCCTCGCTCTACGGCAACCTCAGCGCCGGCCGCATGCGGGAGTGGGTGGCGTACCACGCGCACTTCTTCGGGCCCAGGTCGCACTTCGTCTTCCACGACGCCGGCGGCGTCAGCCCGGAGGTGAGGGCGGTGCTGGAGCCGTGGATCAGGGCGGGGCGGGTCACGGTGCAGGACATCCGGGCGCAGGCCGAGTTCGACAGCTACTACTACAACCAGTTCCTGGTGGTGAACGACTGCCTGCACCGGTACCGGCACGCCGCCAACTGGACCTTCTTCTTCGACGTCGACGAGTACCTCTACCTGCCCAACGGGCAGGCTCTGGACCAGGTGCTCGGCAGGCTCTCGGGGTACACGCAGTTCACCATCGAGCAGAATCCCATGTCCACCAAGCTCTGCGTCAAGAATCCGAGGAATGATTACTCAAG AGAATGGGGATTCGAGAAGTTCGTGTTCCGCAACTCGATCACGAGGGTGCGGCGCGACCGCAAGTACGCGATCCAGGCGCGGAACGCGTACGCGACGGGGGTGCACATGTCGCAGAACGTCTACGGGAGGTCAACCCACAAGACGGAGGCCCTGATCAGGTACTACCACTACCACAACTCCATCAACGTGCTGGGGGAGCCCTGCCAGGAGTTCGTGCCGAGGCCCGGCGGCGGCCGCAAGGTCACCTTCGAGGGCGTCCCCTACGTGTACGACGACGCCATGAAGCGCCTCGCCGGCGAGATCCGGCGGTTCGAGAACGAGACCATCGGATCGTCGTCTCATACATAA